A section of the Streptomyces sp. Je 1-369 genome encodes:
- a CDS encoding sensor histidine kinase, whose product MSRLFGSVRARATLGASLVVALALVAAGAAVLLSLRENLTDQAGSRADAAARKVASQLLTVRSFGDLDLPDDENQPVQVVDGDGRLVAASEDLEKISGTGVDQVKPGRGGAGAKEDSGDAGDREELEAREDGEIDDESKYTNGSATVDGESAEYRFAAVEVSSPKGDFTVYAGGTLSDERSAVSTALTSMLIGFPLLLAVVAGVTWLVTRRALRPVAAITAEMSAITASEDLARRVPEPDTHDEIARLARTTNETLTALQTSVERQRRFVADASHELRSPIASLRTQLEVGAAHPELLDVDGAVEDTVRLQELAADLLLLARLDAGEKPGAGRVDLAAFAREELSQRTRDRVEVHAELKSAEVAGSRGQLARVLGNLLNNAQRHARSRVTVTTRSDGAWAVLEVADDGSGVPVGERERIFERFVRLDDARTRDEGGAGLGLAIARDVAVRHGGTLVVREAPSGGALFELRLPGPQSSAE is encoded by the coding sequence ATGAGCCGACTGTTCGGATCGGTACGGGCCAGGGCCACGCTCGGCGCGAGCCTCGTCGTCGCCCTCGCCCTGGTCGCCGCGGGCGCCGCCGTGCTGCTCTCGCTGCGGGAGAACCTCACCGACCAGGCGGGCTCCCGGGCCGATGCGGCCGCCCGCAAGGTCGCCTCGCAGCTCCTCACGGTCCGGTCGTTCGGCGACCTGGACCTGCCGGACGACGAGAACCAGCCCGTCCAGGTCGTCGACGGCGACGGCAGGCTGGTCGCGGCCAGCGAGGACCTGGAGAAGATCAGCGGAACGGGCGTCGACCAGGTCAAGCCCGGCCGTGGGGGAGCGGGCGCGAAGGAGGACAGCGGCGACGCCGGGGACCGCGAGGAGCTTGAGGCGCGCGAGGACGGGGAGATCGACGACGAGTCGAAGTACACCAACGGCTCCGCCACCGTCGACGGCGAGAGCGCCGAGTACCGCTTCGCCGCCGTCGAGGTCAGCTCGCCCAAGGGCGACTTCACCGTCTACGCGGGCGGCACGCTCTCCGACGAACGGAGCGCCGTGTCCACGGCGCTGACGTCGATGCTCATCGGATTCCCGCTGCTCCTCGCGGTCGTCGCCGGCGTCACCTGGCTGGTGACGCGGCGCGCCCTGCGCCCGGTGGCCGCGATCACCGCGGAGATGTCCGCGATCACCGCGTCGGAGGACCTCGCGCGCCGCGTGCCCGAGCCGGACACGCACGACGAGATCGCCCGCCTCGCCCGCACCACCAACGAGACGCTCACCGCACTCCAGACCTCGGTGGAACGCCAGCGCCGGTTCGTGGCGGACGCCTCGCACGAGCTGCGCAGCCCCATCGCCTCGCTGCGCACACAGCTCGAAGTGGGCGCCGCGCACCCGGAGTTGCTGGACGTGGACGGCGCCGTCGAGGACACCGTGCGGCTCCAGGAACTCGCCGCCGACCTGCTGCTCCTGGCCCGCCTGGACGCGGGGGAGAAGCCGGGGGCGGGCCGGGTCGACCTGGCGGCCTTCGCGCGCGAGGAGCTGTCGCAGCGCACCCGGGACCGCGTCGAGGTGCACGCGGAGCTGAAGAGCGCCGAAGTCGCGGGCTCCCGCGGCCAGCTGGCACGGGTGCTCGGCAACCTCCTGAACAACGCGCAGCGGCACGCACGCTCCCGCGTCACGGTCACCACCCGGAGCGACGGGGCCTGGGCGGTCCTGGAGGTGGCCGATGACGGCAGTGGCGTGCCGGTGGGCGAGCGGGAGCGGATCTTCGAGCGGTTCGTACGGCTCGACGACGCGCGGACCCGCGACGAGGGCGGGGCCGGTCTGGGCCTCGCCATCGCGCGGGACGTGGCGGTGCGGCACGGCGGCACGCTCGTGGTGCGGGAGGCGCCGTCCGGGGGTGCGCTGTTCGAGCTGCGGCTGCCGGGTCCTCAGTCGTCGGCGGAATGA
- a CDS encoding MarR family winged helix-turn-helix transcriptional regulator, whose amino-acid sequence METETAPQWLTDEEQCAWRTHVEVNRMLTYQLEKDLQPFNLTMNDYDILVYLSESEELRMRMSDLAAATLQSKSRLSHQITRMENAGLVRRENCESDRRGLYTVLTEEGMETMRKVAPHHVASVRRHFVDLISDEALEDLRKALTPIAEHLRSQRGKP is encoded by the coding sequence ATGGAGACCGAGACGGCCCCGCAGTGGCTGACCGACGAGGAACAGTGCGCCTGGCGCACCCACGTGGAGGTCAACAGGATGCTGACATATCAGCTCGAAAAGGACCTTCAGCCGTTCAACCTGACCATGAACGACTACGACATTCTCGTGTACCTCTCCGAGTCGGAAGAGCTCCGGATGCGGATGAGCGACCTTGCCGCCGCCACCCTGCAGTCCAAGAGCCGCCTGTCCCACCAGATCACCCGCATGGAGAACGCGGGCCTGGTGCGCCGTGAGAACTGCGAGTCCGACCGGCGAGGTCTCTACACCGTCCTCACCGAGGAAGGCATGGAGACCATGCGGAAGGTGGCCCCGCACCATGTCGCCTCCGTGCGGCGGCACTTCGTGGACCTCATCTCCGACGAAGCCCTCGAAGACCTGCGCAAGGCTCTGACCCCGATCGCGGAACACCTGCGCTCCCAGCGCGGCAAACCCTGA
- a CDS encoding AIM24 family protein, which translates to MTLPSDDSVNAYTFCVELKGNQWFLQKGKMIAYYGRIEFNGIGHGRLDRLVRTSFHSPLHASDWVVADGQGKMLLADRAFDVNSYDLEEGNLTIRSGNLLAFQPTLALKQSIVPGFLTLIGTGKFVAASNGPVVFMEPPIRVDPQALVGWADCPSPCHHYDHGYLTGVIGGVRALTGIGGTSGEEHQFEFVGAGTVLLQSTEALMPERASGEVPHQGGVPGGRGTPGQPGQQPGAPRLPGQLGDLQRRFGL; encoded by the coding sequence ATGACGCTGCCGAGCGACGACAGCGTGAACGCGTACACCTTCTGCGTGGAGCTCAAGGGGAACCAGTGGTTCCTGCAGAAGGGGAAGATGATCGCCTACTACGGACGGATCGAGTTCAACGGCATCGGGCACGGCCGCCTGGACCGCCTGGTCCGGACCAGTTTTCATTCGCCGCTGCACGCGAGCGACTGGGTCGTGGCGGACGGTCAGGGCAAGATGCTCCTTGCCGACCGGGCCTTCGACGTGAATTCGTACGACCTCGAAGAGGGCAACCTGACCATTCGCTCCGGCAACCTCCTCGCTTTTCAGCCAACTCTCGCGCTGAAGCAGTCGATCGTTCCGGGCTTTCTGACCCTCATCGGCACGGGCAAGTTCGTCGCCGCGTCGAACGGCCCGGTGGTGTTCATGGAGCCTCCGATTCGGGTGGATCCACAGGCGCTCGTGGGGTGGGCGGACTGCCCCTCACCCTGCCATCACTACGACCACGGCTACCTCACGGGCGTGATCGGAGGCGTGCGGGCACTGACCGGCATCGGCGGGACGTCCGGCGAGGAGCACCAGTTCGAGTTCGTGGGCGCCGGCACGGTCCTGCTCCAGTCCACCGAGGCGCTGATGCCCGAACGGGCATCGGGGGAGGTGCCCCATCAGGGGGGCGTTCCCGGCGGACGGGGCACTCCGGGCCAACCGGGTCAGCAGCCGGGTGCACCGCGCCTTCCCGGACAACTGGGGGACCTCCAGCGTCGCTTCGGGCTGTGA
- a CDS encoding AIM24 family protein — MPFREINSKMIEATVQPGTKIFSQRGAMLAYKGDVSFTPNMQGGQGGLASMIGRRVAGEATPLMTVEGSGTVLFGHGGHHIQVIGLSGDTLYVEADRLLAFDGTLQQGTMFMGSQGGVMGMVRGQVSGQGLFTTTLKGHGAVAVMAHGGVIEVPITPQRPVHVDPQAYVAHHGDVRNKLSTALGWRDMVGRGSGEAFQLELSGTGAVYVQASEEKL, encoded by the coding sequence ATGCCCTTCCGCGAGATCAACTCGAAGATGATCGAGGCCACGGTCCAGCCGGGCACCAAGATCTTCAGCCAGCGCGGCGCCATGCTGGCCTACAAGGGGGACGTCTCCTTCACCCCCAACATGCAGGGCGGCCAGGGCGGTCTCGCCTCCATGATCGGGCGCCGGGTCGCGGGCGAGGCCACGCCCCTGATGACCGTTGAAGGCAGCGGCACGGTCCTGTTCGGGCACGGCGGGCACCACATCCAGGTGATCGGCCTCTCCGGAGACACGTTGTACGTGGAGGCGGACCGCCTGCTCGCCTTCGACGGCACGCTCCAGCAGGGCACGATGTTCATGGGCTCCCAGGGCGGCGTGATGGGGATGGTGCGCGGCCAGGTGAGCGGCCAGGGCCTGTTCACCACGACCCTGAAGGGCCACGGCGCGGTCGCCGTCATGGCGCACGGCGGCGTCATCGAGGTGCCGATCACCCCGCAGCGCCCGGTCCACGTGGACCCGCAGGCGTATGTCGCGCACCACGGCGACGTGCGCAACAAGCTGTCCACGGCGCTCGGCTGGCGCGACATGGTGGGCCGCGGCTCCGGTGAGGCCTTCCAGCTGGAGCTGTCGGGGACCGGCGCGGTGTACGTCCAGGCTTCGGAGGAGAAGCTGTGA
- a CDS encoding AIM24 family protein has translation MATFRLQGSRVLAVDMTGDAVKAKNGSMVAYDGQMAFKKMTGGGEGIRGMVTRRVTGEQMTVMEVKGHGTCWFADRATEINLVRLTGEKLYVEASNLLCTDAGLRTGTSFTGMRGATQGNGLFTTTVEGTGQAAIVSDGPAVVLRVSQQYPLTVDPGAYIAHQGDVRQSFQSGVTFRTFMGEGGGEAFQIRFEGEGLVYVQPSERATIAGDV, from the coding sequence GTGGCTACGTTCCGGCTCCAAGGGAGCAGAGTGCTCGCCGTCGACATGACGGGCGACGCCGTGAAGGCGAAGAACGGCTCGATGGTCGCGTATGACGGCCAGATGGCCTTCAAGAAGATGACCGGCGGTGGGGAGGGCATCCGGGGCATGGTGACCCGCCGCGTCACCGGCGAGCAGATGACGGTGATGGAGGTGAAGGGGCACGGCACCTGCTGGTTCGCCGACCGTGCCACCGAGATCAACCTCGTCCGGCTGACCGGCGAGAAGCTGTACGTGGAGGCGAGCAACCTGCTCTGCACCGACGCCGGCCTGCGCACCGGCACCAGCTTCACCGGTATGCGCGGCGCGACGCAGGGGAACGGCCTGTTCACGACGACCGTCGAGGGCACCGGCCAGGCGGCGATCGTCTCCGACGGGCCTGCGGTGGTCCTCCGCGTCTCCCAGCAGTACCCCCTGACGGTCGACCCGGGGGCGTACATCGCACACCAGGGCGACGTCCGTCAGAGCTTCCAGTCCGGTGTCACGTTCCGCACCTTCATGGGCGAGGGCGGCGGCGAGGCCTTCCAGATCCGCTTCGAGGGCGAAGGTCTTGTCTATGTCCAGCCGAGCGAGCGGGCGACGATCGCGGGGGATGTGTGA
- a CDS encoding DUF3817 domain-containing protein, with protein MDIKTASALRRLRLVSVPEGISWIVLLVCTIIKYTVSEDFNVAPVLGPIHGVLFVLYVVFWLDAWNRAKWDLGTGALYFAFSFIPGGGFMAERKLKREAEAAVIASRARKEGVVNA; from the coding sequence GTGGACATCAAAACCGCTTCCGCACTCCGCCGCCTCCGCCTGGTCTCCGTGCCCGAGGGCATTTCGTGGATCGTGCTGTTGGTCTGCACGATCATCAAGTACACGGTCTCCGAGGACTTCAACGTGGCGCCGGTGCTCGGTCCGATCCACGGCGTGCTCTTCGTCCTGTACGTGGTCTTCTGGCTCGACGCCTGGAACCGTGCCAAGTGGGACCTCGGGACCGGCGCCCTGTACTTCGCGTTCTCGTTCATCCCCGGCGGCGGCTTCATGGCCGAGCGCAAGCTGAAGCGCGAGGCCGAGGCCGCGGTGATCGCGTCGCGCGCCCGCAAGGAAGGCGTAGTGAACGCATGA
- a CDS encoding MTH1187 family thiamine-binding protein, protein MIVAFSVTPLGVGEDVGEYVADAVRVVRESGLPNRTDAMFTSIEGEWDEVMDVVKRAVAAVEARSPRVSVVMKADIRPGVTDGLTSKVETVERHLSA, encoded by the coding sequence ATGATCGTCGCCTTCTCCGTGACCCCGCTCGGGGTCGGCGAGGACGTCGGTGAGTACGTCGCCGACGCGGTCCGCGTGGTCCGCGAGTCCGGCCTGCCGAACCGGACCGACGCCATGTTCACGTCCATCGAGGGCGAGTGGGACGAGGTGATGGACGTCGTCAAGCGCGCCGTCGCCGCGGTCGAGGCCCGCTCTCCGCGCGTCTCCGTCGTCATGAAGGCCGACATCCGCCCTGGCGTGACGGACGGCCTCACGTCGAAGGTCGAGACGGTGGAGCGCCACCTGTCCGCGTAG
- a CDS encoding DUF4166 domain-containing protein: MGADFHRLHPQLQRRFSVGLASGEACTGRGVMDRIWHGRGFVKPFLALGGTRNILVPRQGRNVPFVIENVPYTDTYGRETVTFVRTFDLPGGPRRFDAQMVLSPKGDRVLDYLGTHQHLASDLHFRAEPDGSLLIRSGEHRFREGPLDCRVPSLIGGDAEVRESWDDASGRFRIRVRVANSRFGPLFGYEGSFAATYTDVRTCGVRPGLRPVREEARA; this comes from the coding sequence ATGGGGGCCGACTTCCACCGCCTCCACCCGCAGCTCCAGCGCCGCTTCTCCGTCGGGCTCGCGAGCGGCGAGGCCTGTACGGGCCGGGGCGTCATGGACCGCATCTGGCACGGGCGCGGGTTCGTGAAGCCGTTCCTCGCGCTCGGCGGCACCCGCAACATCCTCGTCCCGCGCCAGGGCAGGAACGTTCCCTTCGTCATCGAGAACGTGCCGTACACCGACACGTACGGCCGTGAGACGGTGACCTTCGTGCGCACCTTCGACCTGCCCGGCGGCCCCCGCCGTTTCGACGCCCAAATGGTTCTGAGCCCCAAGGGCGACCGCGTGCTCGACTACCTCGGCACGCACCAGCACCTCGCCAGCGACCTCCACTTCCGTGCGGAACCCGACGGCTCGCTCCTCATCCGCTCCGGAGAGCACCGCTTCCGGGAAGGTCCCCTGGACTGCCGGGTGCCCTCCCTCATCGGAGGCGACGCCGAGGTCCGTGAGTCCTGGGACGATGCGTCCGGCCGCTTCCGCATCCGGGTCCGGGTCGCCAACTCCCGCTTCGGGCCGCTGTTCGGCTACGAGGGGTCCTTCGCGGCGACGTACACCGACGTCCGTACGTGCGGAGTCCGCCCGGGGCTCCGGCCGGTCCGCGAGGAGGCGCGCGCGTGA
- a CDS encoding TetR/AcrR family transcriptional regulator — MSAAKDPAKSLETRTKLLDGALRTLTEQGIAKTSARNIAATAGVNQALVFYHFGSVDELLAAACRHGTEQRVSRYRERLSGIDSLAGLLAFGREMHEEEREAGHVAVLGQLLAGSQTQPRLAVATAAGLALWIEEIEKVLTRVLSASPLGEFVDAVGLARAVGASFVGMELYEGVDAEGAGRALDSLEQLSLLVSAVEDLGPLAQRAVRHRIRRLQ, encoded by the coding sequence GTGAGTGCGGCCAAGGACCCGGCCAAGAGCCTGGAGACCCGGACCAAGCTCCTCGACGGCGCGCTGCGGACGCTCACGGAGCAGGGCATCGCCAAGACGTCCGCGCGGAACATCGCGGCGACGGCCGGGGTCAACCAGGCGCTCGTCTTCTACCACTTCGGGTCCGTCGACGAGTTGCTCGCGGCGGCGTGCCGACACGGTACGGAGCAGCGGGTCTCCCGGTACCGGGAGCGCCTCTCCGGGATCGACTCCCTCGCCGGGCTGCTCGCCTTCGGGCGCGAGATGCACGAGGAGGAGCGTGAGGCGGGGCACGTGGCCGTGCTCGGCCAGCTGCTCGCCGGGTCGCAGACGCAGCCGCGGCTCGCCGTCGCCACGGCGGCGGGGCTCGCCCTCTGGATCGAGGAGATCGAGAAGGTCCTGACCCGGGTGCTCTCGGCTTCGCCGCTCGGGGAGTTCGTGGACGCGGTGGGGCTCGCGCGGGCGGTGGGGGCGTCGTTCGTGGGGATGGAGCTGTACGAAGGGGTGGATGCGGAGGGGGCGGGGCGGGCGCTCGACTCCCTCGAGCAGCTCTCCCTTCTCGTCTCCGCCGTCGAGGACCTCGGGCCGCTGGCTCAGCGGGCGGTTCGGCACCGGATTCGTCGGTTGCAGTGA
- a CDS encoding cellulose synthase catalytic subunit, with protein MDHQNLEGAVRQPEGYDYETHSTLAGPLTEPDGDHGGGRGSGTYRVQYRALLSSEPHRIRAVLLMSLAPLLTGLLLVYLVWPTHWTEREGGDRWLIGLDITMLVAIGLIELFMLVNVVSIAHATMVARDPVPVRPESGTRVAFLTTYVPGKEPLSMVRATLEGAVRIHHPGPLDVWLLDEGDSPEAKVLCEELGVRHFTRNGVPEWNRKKGPHKTRTKHGNYNAWLAMHHAEYDFFASVDTDHVPLPNFLERMMGYFRDPDVAFVVGPQVYGNYTAPVTKAAESQQFLFHALIQRAGNRYRAPMFVGTNNVVRISALTQIGGLYDSITEDMATGFELHRRRNPVTDKHWRSVYTPDVLAVGEGPASWTDFFTQQMRWSRGTYETLFKQYWKAPFTMPPGRFFSYSLMLVYYPMTAVNWLLGILSCVLFLWFGASGTQVAASVWLMLYSDAAALQVGLYLWNRRHNVSPHEPEGSGGLAGMAMSALSAPIYAKSLGAAVVRRPSRFVVTPKGGDASPDRLLTFRIHLFWAVVLASSLIASFVLGHTHVAMRTWAVLAMVISLAPVSIWAYGLVKERRAHPKAATKAKAKAQNQTQTAVPRGEAAPEGEPEPAFATGTSTGGN; from the coding sequence TTGGACCACCAGAACCTGGAGGGCGCTGTGCGGCAGCCGGAGGGCTACGACTACGAGACCCACAGCACGCTCGCCGGACCGCTCACGGAGCCGGACGGCGACCATGGGGGAGGGCGGGGGAGCGGGACGTACCGCGTGCAGTATCGCGCCCTGCTTTCCAGCGAACCGCACCGAATACGCGCCGTCCTGCTCATGAGCCTCGCCCCCCTCCTCACGGGACTCCTGCTCGTCTATCTCGTGTGGCCCACCCACTGGACCGAACGCGAAGGCGGCGACCGGTGGCTGATCGGGCTCGACATCACGATGCTCGTGGCGATCGGGCTGATCGAGCTGTTCATGCTCGTCAACGTCGTATCGATCGCCCACGCGACGATGGTGGCGAGGGATCCGGTCCCCGTGCGTCCGGAGAGCGGTACGCGCGTCGCGTTTCTTACTACGTACGTACCCGGTAAGGAACCTCTGAGCATGGTCCGGGCGACTCTCGAAGGTGCCGTTCGGATACACCATCCCGGCCCCCTCGACGTATGGCTTCTTGACGAAGGGGACAGTCCCGAGGCGAAGGTGCTCTGCGAAGAGCTTGGCGTGCGGCACTTCACGCGCAACGGCGTGCCCGAGTGGAACCGGAAGAAGGGGCCGCACAAGACCCGCACCAAGCACGGCAACTACAACGCCTGGCTGGCGATGCACCACGCGGAGTACGACTTCTTCGCCTCCGTCGACACGGACCACGTGCCGCTCCCCAATTTCCTCGAGCGGATGATGGGGTACTTCCGGGACCCGGATGTCGCCTTCGTCGTCGGGCCGCAGGTCTACGGGAATTACACCGCTCCCGTCACCAAAGCCGCTGAGTCCCAGCAGTTCCTCTTCCACGCGCTGATCCAGCGCGCGGGCAACCGCTACCGCGCCCCCATGTTCGTGGGCACCAACAATGTCGTGCGGATCAGTGCGCTCACGCAGATCGGGGGGCTGTACGACTCCATCACCGAGGACATGGCCACCGGGTTCGAACTGCACCGGCGGCGCAATCCGGTCACCGACAAGCACTGGCGGTCGGTGTACACCCCGGACGTGCTGGCCGTGGGCGAAGGGCCCGCCTCCTGGACGGACTTCTTCACCCAGCAGATGCGCTGGTCGCGCGGTACGTACGAGACGCTGTTCAAGCAGTACTGGAAGGCACCGTTCACGATGCCGCCCGGGCGATTCTTCTCGTACTCCCTGATGCTCGTGTATTACCCCATGACCGCCGTGAACTGGCTCCTCGGCATTCTCAGTTGTGTGCTGTTCCTGTGGTTCGGGGCCTCCGGGACGCAGGTCGCCGCATCCGTGTGGCTGATGCTCTACAGCGACGCGGCCGCACTCCAGGTGGGGCTCTACCTGTGGAACCGGCGGCACAACGTGTCTCCGCACGAGCCCGAAGGCTCCGGAGGGCTCGCCGGCATGGCGATGTCGGCGCTCTCCGCCCCCATCTACGCCAAGTCGCTCGGCGCGGCCGTCGTGCGCAGGCCCAGCCGCTTCGTCGTCACCCCCAAGGGCGGCGACGCCAGCCCGGACCGGCTCCTCACCTTCCGGATCCACTTGTTCTGGGCCGTCGTGCTCGCGAGCTCGCTGATCGCGTCCTTCGTCCTCGGCCACACCCACGTGGCGATGCGGACCTGGGCCGTCCTCGCCATGGTCATCTCCCTGGCACCCGTGTCCATCTGGGCCTACGGCCTCGTCAAGGAGCGCAGGGCCCACCCGAAGGCGGCGACGAAGGCGAAGGCGAAGGCGCAGAACCAGACGCAGACGGCCGTGCCGCGTGGCGAGGCCGCCCCCGAAGGCGAGCCTGAGCCCGCGTTCGCCACCGGCACGTCGACAGGAGGGAACTGA
- a CDS encoding kelch motif-containing protein, with translation MAYRPSKRTRKTLLGVGAGALLVGLNAPAALSFAEEKYYAYKIAQPGYKKKYGSWKQVGIPDEFRTNAIHAALLHTGKVLIVAGSGNEQKKFDAGSFDTVLWDPKNDTFKKIPTPEDFFCSGHAQLPDGRLLVAGGTARYELLDGEVERAGGGMRVKNENPDKPIVLKKGTKFRSPSGVEYVSKFDVEVPKAKRDFEIEYSKSGVMQPWKTKVKASEARVFVEAIQDGAQSVTEKSAQYEIEGLTGDEADNTYGIAEKIDMEKQDFQGIKAAYEFDPKAEKYVPVEPMDKARWYPTLVGLEDGKVLAVSGLDDVGVVDPGDNEIYDPKTKKWTDGPKRYFPTYPALFLTKGGKLFYPASNAGYGPAEKGREPGLWDLDTNKFEKVPGLEDLDQTETSASVLLPPAQDQKVMILGGGGVGESEKATRRTAVIDLKEDDPSFKTGPQLPQGTRYLNSVLMPNDSVFTTNGASDYRGRSASNIHKAQFYDPRTNAFQEAAAPAVGRNYHSEALLLPDGRVATFGSDPLYDNEQNTKLGHFEQRMEIFTPPALHRGGETRPVLGEGPEELAADGRATFRIDRPENIASARLMRPSAVTHTTDVEQRSIALEVSKGPGSVTVDVPREDAALVPPGWYMLFVTDKDGTSSEAKWVHVGADG, from the coding sequence ATGGCCTACCGGCCCTCGAAGCGCACCAGGAAGACGCTCCTCGGAGTCGGCGCGGGCGCCCTGCTCGTCGGGCTGAACGCGCCCGCCGCGCTCTCCTTCGCCGAGGAGAAGTACTACGCGTACAAGATCGCCCAGCCCGGCTACAAGAAGAAGTACGGCTCCTGGAAACAGGTCGGCATTCCGGACGAGTTCCGTACGAACGCCATTCACGCCGCGCTGCTCCACACGGGCAAGGTGCTGATCGTCGCGGGGTCCGGCAACGAGCAGAAGAAATTCGACGCCGGGTCCTTCGACACCGTCTTGTGGGATCCGAAGAACGACACGTTCAAGAAGATCCCTACGCCTGAGGACTTCTTCTGCTCCGGGCACGCCCAGTTGCCGGACGGGCGGCTTCTGGTGGCGGGGGGTACCGCCCGCTACGAACTGCTCGACGGGGAGGTCGAGCGGGCCGGTGGCGGTATGCGCGTGAAGAACGAGAACCCCGACAAGCCGATCGTTCTGAAGAAGGGCACCAAGTTCCGGTCGCCCTCGGGTGTCGAGTACGTCAGCAAGTTCGACGTCGAAGTGCCCAAGGCCAAAAGGGACTTCGAGATCGAGTACTCCAAGTCCGGTGTGATGCAGCCCTGGAAGACCAAGGTCAAGGCGAGCGAGGCACGGGTCTTCGTCGAGGCGATCCAGGACGGTGCGCAGTCGGTCACCGAGAAGTCCGCGCAGTACGAGATCGAGGGACTGACCGGTGACGAGGCCGACAACACGTACGGCATCGCCGAGAAGATCGACATGGAGAAGCAGGACTTCCAGGGGATCAAGGCGGCGTACGAGTTCGACCCGAAGGCCGAGAAGTACGTTCCGGTGGAGCCGATGGACAAGGCCCGCTGGTATCCGACGCTCGTCGGCCTGGAGGACGGCAAGGTGCTCGCGGTCTCCGGACTCGACGACGTGGGCGTCGTCGACCCGGGCGACAACGAGATCTACGACCCGAAGACGAAGAAGTGGACGGACGGGCCCAAGCGGTACTTCCCCACGTATCCCGCGCTCTTCCTCACCAAGGGCGGAAAGCTCTTCTACCCCGCTTCGAACGCCGGTTACGGGCCCGCGGAGAAGGGCCGTGAGCCGGGCCTGTGGGACCTGGACACGAACAAGTTCGAGAAGGTCCCCGGCCTGGAGGACCTCGACCAGACCGAGACGTCGGCGTCCGTGCTGCTGCCGCCCGCCCAGGACCAGAAGGTGATGATCCTCGGCGGCGGGGGAGTGGGCGAGTCGGAGAAGGCGACGCGGCGCACCGCCGTGATCGACCTCAAGGAGGACGACCCGTCCTTCAAGACCGGGCCGCAGCTTCCGCAGGGCACGCGCTACCTGAACAGCGTCCTCATGCCGAACGACTCCGTGTTCACGACGAACGGCGCCTCGGACTACCGCGGACGCAGCGCGAGCAACATCCACAAGGCGCAGTTCTACGACCCCAGGACCAACGCCTTCCAGGAGGCCGCGGCGCCCGCGGTCGGCCGCAACTATCACTCCGAGGCGCTGCTGCTGCCCGACGGGCGGGTCGCCACGTTTGGCTCCGACCCGCTCTACGACAACGAGCAGAACACCAAGCTCGGTCACTTCGAGCAGCGCATGGAGATCTTCACGCCGCCTGCGCTGCACCGGGGCGGCGAGACGCGCCCGGTGCTCGGCGAGGGCCCCGAGGAGCTGGCGGCCGACGGGCGCGCGACGTTCCGGATCGACCGGCCCGAGAACATCGCGTCGGCCCGCCTGATGCGGCCGAGCGCGGTGACGCACACGACGGACGTCGAGCAGCGCTCGATCGCGCTGGAGGTCAGCAAGGGGCCGGGCTCGGTGACGGTGGACGTGCCGCGCGAGGACGCGGCGCTGGTGCCGCCGGGCTGGTACATGCTGTTCGTGACGGACAAGGACGGCACGTCGTCCGAGGCGAAGTGGGTCCACGTCGGCGCGGACGGCTGA